Within Crassostrea angulata isolate pt1a10 chromosome 2, ASM2561291v2, whole genome shotgun sequence, the genomic segment CAGATCAGGGGGCTCCTCTGTAGCCCCTCCCTCTTTGGCTGAACTGCCCTCTGTAATTGTGGCCCCCAAACTGGAATCTGTTGTTCGAGGGCCCTGTCCGAAAAAACTGTTGAGATTTTTCACCAGATCTGAAAAAGTCTTTCTTGTCAGATGCATATTTGTCAGATTTAAAACGCTTTCTTGTTGGAAGAAGTTCGGACAACTCTCTGTTATCCTTGCTGTCCTTAGCAAGTAATTTCCTAAATTCATTTCCAAAGAGTTTGTCCTTTGATTTACGTAAGGCTTTTTTACCAGAACTGTCACCTATCAAATCAACTGATTCTGGAAGCAATTTGCTAAGTAAAGTCTTGCGACGATCTGACATATAAATGTAATGGGCATTCCCTATTAACACTAATGCTCTTTGGACAATGTTTATAACATCATTTGGGTCAATGCCTTTATTCGCGGACTTGAGTTTTTCAGCTTCTTGCCAGAGAATAGCCAATGGACCAGTAGCATCTAGGATTCGATTCTGTGTGTTTATGATAACTTTCTCTTTCTTGTTTGACATTGGGGTATTAAACTTCTTTCTAAAGAGTTTTTTAATGAATCGATCTGTTTCTTTTGATTTCAGTCGTTTTGTGTTTGGTGTTTTACAATTTGTTGTAATTTCTTGTCTTGTTGTTTTAGAGATTCCACCGTTAGCAAATTTCTCTATGTATTTGGAAATTCTACGATTAATTTTCTCACCTCCTTTGTTCTGTAAAACTTGAGAAGGATTAAACAATTCTGACTCGGAGAGCTCTGAGTCATCATCTTCTCCACTGTCTGAATCTGAACTAGAATCTGAATCTGACCTCTcggtttgtttacgtttcttcTTACTTACATTCTTGTTAACTCGTACGTTTTCTTTTTCAGTAACTCGTTCGTTGAGCCATTCTCTTTCTTCGCCTTCCGAAGAAGACTCATTGTGACCCTGTACGCATGATACGTTTGGTCGTTTGTTTTTGCCCTGTCTTGGCATATCTTTTTTGCCCTGTAATGGCGTATTATTTGTGCCCTGAATTGGCGAGTGTGACTCTTCTTCCGAAGATAAGTCGGATATACGTTCATTTTCTGACAAATTTACCTGAACATTCAGTCTATCTGAAGTAGGCGTATGTCTCCCGGTAGCTTCGGGAGTAAATAGTTGACTTTGTGCCATAACTTAAGCTTACTCGGGAAAAGGACAGAGAACGTGGAACACGACCACGCACTCTGAGAGCTAAAATTGAAAAGCATTGATGGGTGGTCACTCAGGTGTGTTATTCACCTGTATGGACGAGTCTAAATTATTTCATAGGGGTGTCCACTTTAAACAGCTGATTTTGGGCTAAAATTAGAAGGGCATTTGCATTGTTATATCTTATGATGTTTtctgaaatataattaaaaatagtctATACCTCTAGctttctcaaatatatattgcaatataaatgtataaaacgctgattcaaacatttgtttgaaaaagcattttaaaaatttacgaTTCCATGCTTAATGGACAAACTCttggaactgtttatttatgttcataaCAAAtttgcagataaaaaaaatcagcttgaagAAGAGATTTTACCAGTCTATAGTCTATACCTCTAGCTTTCTCAAAATATATATTccaatataaatgtataaaacgctgattcaaacatttgtttgaaaaagcattttaaaaatttacgaTTCCATGCTTAATGGACAAACTCttggaactgtttatttatgttcataaCAAAtttgcagataaaaaaaatcagcttgaagAAGAGATTTTACCAGTATTGAACCAATGTTTTACTAAATAAAAACATGGCAGGAGCCGTGCtcataacaaagaattatggGCTCTGTGTCATGCTATATCTTTACGATTGACACTTTAATTTTGAAAGATCATTTTCTAATCAAGAaggaaaaaacataaaatttgacCATAAGTGTGTCAATGAACCTTTAATGTTTAACAAATCTCTTGcgtttttttttgtgtgattGGCCCCAATGTGCTCAGAAAATCAAATAACTGCGATAAAAACATTGTGTTTTtagttcagaaaaaaaaatatgaccaaCTGTCTAATCCATACAGTTGATACTTTTTTTCCTATGCTAGGCCATGGGTCTGTCGATAAGCAACGCATTTTCATAACTAAGCTTGATGATGGGTGTTGAAACGTCTTTACATGCCTATACACCCCTGTCAATGCTGTTTTGAAGAAAATGCTCTACATGTATCTCTAGATTTTCATAAGCATGAAATTCTTTCCACGCATTGACAGGTTGTGCCAAATCTACTATATTTCTACGACATATCAAGTAAATCGACTGAGAAAGTGTACAGTACAACTATAAGGGACAAAGGGGAAAAACATTAGACTAAAACAAAGAACTACACAGTATACATATGAACAAATAACAGTCTGTCAGTATAAAATACATCTCCATTATCAGGTTTGTCGTGAGTGGGACAAGCTTTCTTCCTCATTTGGGCTGCTCGATTTACCATCTACGAAAAAgatgaaaagaaaaagataattGAAAGACTTTATTAACTAAGTAAACATCTTTATTCAATCCAATTAAATATCCAaggaaacatttaaataaattaaataaccATCTACAAAAAGagcattaatgtattttttattaacattcatACATCAGGTGTTACCTGAAACATTTCATTAACTTAGGAAACATATACAACagtaaattcaataaaaaaacaaatgcatGACAATTGTATTTTCGACATTCTTGTAAATGTGCACCCCTCCCCCAACAGTCGGTATAATTACTTTGTGattgcttttgttaaaaaacgCGTGTCCATGAAAGAAAACGACTAATTGTAACTGATTGCTTTTAACGTAATTCGATAAGTATACTGCCTTAACAGTTGTTTTATAATCAGACACAAATTCGACTTTAAGCTATATGATGGCTTGAATTTACTGGCTACTCTCGGTAACACACTGATGTTTATCTAAAGCTAAAGCTAAAGTTAACTGGTCACTTGTTAAAATGTTCACAGTGTCTGTTGATTTGACAACTTGAAGTCAGTACAGTGTACTCATATATACGTGAAAGTCTTTACTTTGTTACTCGTAAATACATAAACGACTTTACACATGTACACGTAAAGACGTCAGAGCCTGGACTGTGGTAATATTATTATGTGAAATCTTTTATTCTGGTTCACGTCAATTCGTGAAAGTATTCATTCGGGTACAGGGGATGAGTGAAAGCCTTCATTTTGGTACAGATAAATAcgtgaaagtacatgtatttactttggTACACATATGTTCGTGAAAGGTATTACTCCGGTACATGTGAATACGTGATATTATTTACTCTGGTACACATATATGTTCATGTGCATGAAAGTCTATACtctggtacatgtaaatatgtgaaAGCTTTTCCTCTGGTACACATAATGTATTGTCATTAAGAAAGGAATACCTGTAAGCGTACAATTGCAATAAACACATCCCACGCGGGTTAAaatatcgcttttatttttttcggaAAGGTGGAAATTAAATGAGACTATGGTATAAATTTGGCTTTCGCGATTTTGCATTCTAGCAATTTGATTCAAAGCGTTGAATCGtagaattaagtactcgtgcAAAATTAGTAATATGGAGTAGGTGAAAGATATAATTTACTTTAATATGTGAACGCTTTTTTTATTGTCCATGTAAAAACGTGAGAGCCTTACTCCTGTTGTATGGGTCAATaactatttcttttaaaattttcgcaTTTCGTTTAGTCTACGTAcgttcaatttttcatttttgtttgtgatttaaaaaaattgtaaccagtgttttttaatgaatttttcacGTACGTCTTTTTTATCCATGCATAGAAAGAACCCATTTAAAATGAGCAAATTAATATCAGCATATGTATTAAAATAGGTTTTCATTAAAGCTTGACATAGTCTTAAGATGGATCCAGTCAAATCTAACACCCCACAATCGAATTACTCACATTAACCTGAACAAGAGGCCTGTTGTTAAACAAGGTGAAACGTATGCAATCATGATACCAGTTCACAACTAAACATACGGTACATGTTAACACGTCTAACAGTTTGTTTTATGAACAAGTATTAAACAAATATACAGCTATT encodes:
- the LOC128173025 gene encoding uncharacterized protein LOC128173025, with the protein product MPRQGKNKRPNVSCVQGHNESSSEGEEREWLNERVTEKENVRVNKNVSKKKRKQTERSDSDSSSDSDSGEDDDSELSESELFNPSQVLQNKGDLVKNLNSFFGQGPRTTDSSLGATITEGSSAKEGGATEEPPDLQHLQGKQRISKSG